GCTGGAGTTCCTCCGCTTGCGGTTTTTCAACATGTTGACCGCGCAGGGGTTGCCGAACGATGTGGTCGATGCCGTTCTCAGTGCCGCGTTCGAGGATCCGGTCGATGCGCTGCAGCGTGTCAAGGGATTGGCATCCTTCCGTGAAGAAGGAGAGTTTGAAGCTCTGGCCGTTACCTTCAAGCGGGTGGTCAACATCGTCAAGGGTGGTGTCGACACCTCCGTGGATTCCGCTTTGTTCGAAGCGGATTGCGAGGCGGGACTTTTCGACGCCTTGCAGAATGTAACGGGGCGGTTTGAGCAATTTGTCGCAGAAGGTGCCTATTTGGATGCCCTGCGTACGGTGGGGGGCTTGCGTTCTCCCGTAGATGCTTTGTTTGAAGGGGTTATGGTCATGTCTCCGGACGAGGCCGTGAAAACCAATCGACTTGCTTTACTGACAGCAGTGGCGCGACTTTTTCAGGGAATCGCTGACTTCTCGAAAATCGCTGCCTGAGCAATAGAGGATACGGCGGCCTATGCCTGCTTGCATCGCGCCGCCGCATACTAAATCTTTCAGGAGGGACTCTTTAATGGCTGTAAAGTACGTATATTTCTTCGGTGCCGATAAAACCGAGGGCGGAGGCCAGTTGCGTAACCTGCTCGGCGGAAAGGGTGCCAATCTCGCCGAGATGACGGCTATCGGCCTGCCGGTACCTGCCGGCTTCACTCTTACCACCGAACTCTGCACCGAATTTTATCGCAATGACCGTCGTTATCCCGACGGCGTGCGCGAGGAAGTGGCCGAAAATCTTCGCAGCCTGGAAATGGCCATGGACAAGCGTTTCGGCGATCCGGCCAATCCCCTGTTGCTTTCCGTACGTTCGGGAAGCCGGGTGTCCATGCCGGGTATGATGGATACTGTCCTCAACCTTGGTCTTAACGATACCACTGTGCAGGGTTTGATCGACCAGAGCAACGATGCCCGTTTTGCCTACGACTCCTACCGGCGCTTCATTCAGATGTATGCCAATGTTGTACTCGGTATGGATGGCGAGGTTCTCGAGCATATCCTGGAAAATATGAAAGAAACCCGCGGCGTCGATCTCGACACCGAGTTGACTGCCGACGACCTGAAACAGTTGGTGACTCTGTTCAAAACCAAAGTCAAGGACACTCTGGGCCATGACTTTCCCGATGACCCCGAGGAACAACTGTGGGGTGCCATCAACGCCGTATTCGGTTCCTGGATGAACCCGCGTGCCGTAACCTATCGCAAGCTCAACAGCATCCCGGCCGACTGGGGTACTGCCGTTAACGTTCAGGCGATGGTGTTCGGCAACATGGGTAACGATTGCGCCACCGGTGTTGCCTTCACCCGTAATCCCTCCACCGGGGAGAATTACTTTTTCGGTGAATTTCTCCTCAATGCCCAGGGCGAAGACGTGGTGGCCGGTATTCGGACGCCGCAGCCTATCGACAAGGGTAGCAGCGACGGCCAGTTGCCGTCTCTTGAGGAAGTGATGCCCGAATGTTACCAGCAGCTGCTGGATATTCGCGATCTGCTCGAAAAGCATTATCGCGATATGCAGGATATCGAATTCACCATCGAAAACCACAAGCTCTATATGTTGCAGACCCGTGGCGGCAAGCGCACGGCCTCGGCTGCGGTGAAGATCGCCGTGGATATGGAGAAAGAAGGTCTGATCGACAAAAAAGAGGCGGTGTTGCGTGTGGCCCCCGAGCAGCTCGATCAGCTGTTGCACCCCTCCCTCGATCCCAATGCCTGCAAGGAAATCATCGCCACCGGCCTGCCGGCTTCGCCCGGCGCCGCCAGCGGCGAGATCGTGTTCTCAGCTGAAGACGCCGAAAATGCCGCCAAGCTTGGGCTCAAGGTTATCCTGGTGCGTATCGAAACCAGCCCCGAGGATATTCACGGCATGAACGCTGCGCAAGGTATCCTGACCGCCCGCGGCGGCATGACTTCCCACGCTGCCGTCGTTGCACGTGGTATGGGTAAATGCTGCGTGGCCGGTTGCGGTTCCATCAAGGTCGACTATAAAGCCCAGCAGTTCACCACCGCCAGTGGCGATGTGTTCAAAAAAGGCGATGTCATCACCCTCGACGGTTCCACCGGCGAAGTCATGAAGGGTTCCGTCGATACGGTCCAGCCTTCCTTGACCGGTGATTTCGGTAAACTCATGGAGTGGGTCGATCAATACCGTCGTTTGCGTGTACGCACCAACGCCGATACGCCTAACGATGCTGCCGTCGCTCGTGATTTCGGTGCCGAAGGTATCGGCCTGTGCCGCACCGAGCATATGTTCTTCGAGGGCGACCGCATCATGGCGGTCCGGGAGATGATTCTTTCCGAGGATGTGGAAGGCCGCAAGCAGGCTCTGGCCAAGATCCTGCCCATGCAAAAAGGGGACTTCCTCGGCTTGTTCCGTGAAATGAAGGGCCTGCCGGTCACGATTCGTCTGCTTGATCCGCCCTTGCATGAATTTCTGCCGCATACCGACAAGGAGCTGGAGGAACTGGCCGATGTCATGAAGGTGCCGGCCAAGACTCTCAAGCACAAGGTCGAGTATCTGCACGAATTCAACCCGATGCTGGGTCATCGCGGCTGCCGCCTGGGGGTAACCTACCCTGAAATTTACGACATGCAGGTTCAGGCCATCATGGAAGCGGCTTGCGAACTGATTGCCGAGGAAGGTTACGAAATCGTTCCGGAAATCATGATCCCGCTGGTTGGCCACGTCGCCGAGCTCAAGCTGCTGCGTGCTCGGGCCATCCGCACTGCCGACGAAGTGATTTCGCGCTACGCCGCCGAAGTTAAATATCTTATCGGCACCATGATCGAGTTGCCGCGCGCAGCTCTTACCGCCGATGAAATCGCCTGCGAAGCCGAGTTCTTCTCCTTTGGTACCAATGACCTGACCCAGACCACCTTCGGCCTGTCCCGCGACGATGCCGGCAAGTTCCTGCCCTCGTATGTACAGCGGGAAATCCTGCCCAACGATCCCTTCGTCACCCTCGATCAGGATGGGGTTGGCCAATTGGTGCGGATCGGTTGTGAAAAAGGGCGCAAGAGCCGCCCCGATATCAAGCTCGGGATCTGCGGTGAGCACGGCGGCGATCCTTCCAGCGTGATCTTCTGTCACAATGCAGGGTTGAATTATGTATCCTGTTCGCCTTATCGGGTGCCCATCGCCCGGCTGGCTGCGGCCCATGCTGCCTTGCTCGAGGAGCGTGGATAACCTGTCGGGATCCTAAGCGCCAGTTACACCAGGCGGCCCCCGGAGGATCTTCGGGGGCCGCTTTTTATGTTTTAGCCTGGAATGGAACACGGGGTTTTCAGCCGATGCCGAAAGGTCCCATTTCTTGACAGGTTCTTGCTCTGGATGATAGATTCGGAGTAACGCAATACGCTGTGCCACAGGGACGCGTCCCTGTGGCTTTTTCGTTGTTTTGAGGAGATGTATGAGCAAGCAGTTAGCGGCAGG
This DNA window, taken from Syntrophotalea carbinolica DSM 2380, encodes the following:
- the ppdK gene encoding pyruvate, phosphate dikinase, translated to MAVKYVYFFGADKTEGGGQLRNLLGGKGANLAEMTAIGLPVPAGFTLTTELCTEFYRNDRRYPDGVREEVAENLRSLEMAMDKRFGDPANPLLLSVRSGSRVSMPGMMDTVLNLGLNDTTVQGLIDQSNDARFAYDSYRRFIQMYANVVLGMDGEVLEHILENMKETRGVDLDTELTADDLKQLVTLFKTKVKDTLGHDFPDDPEEQLWGAINAVFGSWMNPRAVTYRKLNSIPADWGTAVNVQAMVFGNMGNDCATGVAFTRNPSTGENYFFGEFLLNAQGEDVVAGIRTPQPIDKGSSDGQLPSLEEVMPECYQQLLDIRDLLEKHYRDMQDIEFTIENHKLYMLQTRGGKRTASAAVKIAVDMEKEGLIDKKEAVLRVAPEQLDQLLHPSLDPNACKEIIATGLPASPGAASGEIVFSAEDAENAAKLGLKVILVRIETSPEDIHGMNAAQGILTARGGMTSHAAVVARGMGKCCVAGCGSIKVDYKAQQFTTASGDVFKKGDVITLDGSTGEVMKGSVDTVQPSLTGDFGKLMEWVDQYRRLRVRTNADTPNDAAVARDFGAEGIGLCRTEHMFFEGDRIMAVREMILSEDVEGRKQALAKILPMQKGDFLGLFREMKGLPVTIRLLDPPLHEFLPHTDKELEELADVMKVPAKTLKHKVEYLHEFNPMLGHRGCRLGVTYPEIYDMQVQAIMEAACELIAEEGYEIVPEIMIPLVGHVAELKLLRARAIRTADEVISRYAAEVKYLIGTMIELPRAALTADEIACEAEFFSFGTNDLTQTTFGLSRDDAGKFLPSYVQREILPNDPFVTLDQDGVGQLVRIGCEKGRKSRPDIKLGICGEHGGDPSSVIFCHNAGLNYVSCSPYRVPIARLAAAHAALLEERG